Below is a genomic region from Tenuifilum sp. 4138str.
ATAATTTTACAGTTGATATTCGTTCAGCCAACATATTTCAGGAGGATAATCTTGTTCTGTCCGATGTTAACTTTTCGCTAGGTAAGGGTGAGTTTGTTTACTTGGTGGGTAGAGTTGGTAGCGGAAAAACAAGTCTAATTAAAACCATTACTGCCGAAATACCTCTCAAAGAGGGCGATGGGCTTGTGTGTGGTTTCAACTTGAAGAAGCTTAAACGCAAGCATATTCCTAAGTTACGCCGAAAAATTGGTGTAGTATTTCAGGATTTTCAGCTGCTTACTGACAGAAGTGTATACGATAACCTGCTTTTTGTGCTAAAAGCAACTGGTTGGAAAGACAAGTCAGCAATAAAGCAGCGTATTGCTGAGGTTCTGGATATGGTAGAGCTAAAGTTTAAGGATTATAAGATGCCCCATCAGCTATCGGGTGGTGAGCAACAGCGTGTTGTTATTGCAAGGGCACTATTGAATAATCCTGAACTTATACTTGCCGATGAGCCAACCGGTAACCTTGACATGGAGACCTCGGAGGGAATTATGCAAATACTCCATAACCTCTCAGCTTCAGGAATCTCCATAATAATGGCAACACACAACAATCAAATCATAAAGAAATTTCCAGCCCGCACCATTAAGTGTGAAAAGGGTAAGGTTGTTGAGACCGAGCAAATGACCGAAATTGATTTCGAAAGTTTGATGGATTAGCGCCACTATATAAATGCACAGTCACCATCGCCATCCATTAGTTCAAAACTGTCTCCTATTGAATCAGCCATACTGTCGGCCACTAGATATTTACGGGTTCGTTTTTTGCTGTAGAAGTAGTATGGTCGTAGATTAAGCATGGAATTCACAATCTTTTGATTGTAAATGTTGATAAATGATGCTTTGGCCCTTGAAGCATGCAGCAGTATCACCCTGGCCATAATATCTTCGGTGCCGCTTTCAAACCAGTAGTAAGGAACTGTAAAACGGGTATTGCTATGCTGCATGAGTAAAACACCAATAAGTTCATCATCTTTAAATACTTTTACCATGTAATATGCAAAGGCAGGTATCACCGAGGCAAAAAAGAACTTTTGTGCTGCTCTGTCGGGCAGCAGGCCGTTAATCAACCACGGATATCGGATAATCCAATTTATCTCTTCAGTGCTTCGTTTTGTAAGCGTGTTGGCTGTTGCTAGGGTTAGCTTGTTTAGTATTTCGTCGTCGGGTCTTGTAAAGTATTCAATTTCAATATTTTTTGGAATTTTAAGAAATTTGCGCGTAAGGTTTGAGTAGTTCAACAAGTTTATGAACTTTTCGGCTGTATAGGAAAAGGGATTGCTATGGCTGCAGCAGTTGTAGTAACTTAATAGGGTTTTGCGTAGGAAAAACCTTTGCCCTTCAATTTTTTTGATAGTTTTAAATGTTTTGGTCTTTTCAAATACAGCTTCGGTAATTTTAGAGAAGTTAGTTGCCATTAACATACCCTTCCAGTCCAACACCACTGCGTCAATTAGTTTTGTGGCTATTCCTTGCCTTCGGAAACTGGGATGAACCCATGCTCCACTAATCCATGCAAATGGTATCGATTGGTTGTTGGCATATGCAATGTCGGGCAATACCGTTAGGTATGCAATAAGTTTTTCGTTCCAGTGGGCTTGGTAAAGCACATTTTCGTTTGAGTTGGCACGGGGGTTTGCTATTAACGACATTGCTCTAACCTTACTAATGGGCAAAAAATCTTTCTCGCTTAAACCCGTATCATCATTGAATAGTTTCAGCTCCCTTAACGAGATTTTTGATATCGACAGCATATCCCTAAATGAGTTTAAGTTTTTGCTTGATGCTAACCAATGCCTCACCTGCCGGTAAGGAGTTACGATGGTAATTAAAATAAGTACACGGTTTTGCCCCAAAACCACTAAAAAATCGTGCAATTGATAAAATCATTGAACCCTCAAAATCAAGTACTTTATCCATTCCGCAGTGGTTTTTTATTACTCCATCCATTAAGTAAAACATTGCACCTTTTTTCTTATTTTCGGGTTCGGCTGAGCCAAGCAGGTAGTGTAAGGCGTTGTGGCTTTCAGCAAACAATGCCACTGCACAAAGTTTGTTATTCCTATCAGTTACTCCGGCAATGTTTGCTTTGTTGTGGGTTAAAAGACTCTCAATGAGTTTCTCAATAACAATGACATCCTTTTTCCGATTAACCATAAAGCCGTATTGCCTGTAAAATTTCATAAAATCTCCCGGATTTAACGTGGTGGTAAGTGTAAACTCGTTGGCAATGGCTTTAAAAATATTCCTTTTGGTATTTTGGTTGTAGTTTCTGAATACTTGCTCGTTATAGTTTAATAAATCGAGCATGTATGTTTTTCGTTTGTTGATATGACCAGTGTGCTTATTGGTTTTATTATGGATGTTAAGATTTAAATCAACATACTTGAACTTTGCGGGTATTTGGTCAATGAACAAATCTACAATATTTGCCGAAATGTGATTTGTTGAAAATAGTCCCAGCTGCTGGCAGTGTAAGGGTTGAACTATGTAGTTTATGCCATATTTTCGTTTTATTGGAAGCGGAAAAAGGTAGCTGTAATCATTTGTTGCCAGTGCCCCCCAGTTTGGAGAAACCACATCCAGATACCATGAGTATGCATAAATACTTCCATTAAAGGCATTGTCAATTGTTGCATTCCAACGCTTACAGTCAATCTCCTCGCGATGTAAAAACTCTATTTCAAGATTTTTCTTCATTCCTGCACATTTCAATGGTTTTTTCCAGAATATCCATGAGCGAAATACCTGGGTTATTTTGAGCTAAGTAATCGATGTGCCATACGCTGACAAAGTTCCCGTTTACATTTTTAACAGCCTGGACCAAGCGCTTAACTAGTTCAAAGGCTTGATTCGGGTCGTAGCGTACAATGTTAAGCAGCGATTTATCCATTATGGCAAAGGGGAAGATTTTTAGATTCTTGGTTGTGTTATCAAATAGGTCGAAAAAGGGGTAGGGGGTACAGGTTCCTGCCCTAAATCCTGGCTTATCGGCATACCCCATTGAGTACTCCTGGGTGATTCCTGCTCGCATTAGCGGGTAGTATGAGTAAGGTATGCTTTGTCGTAGGTAATGAAACCTCGATGCCGATACAGCTTGTCCTAGAATATCTACTAGTTTCGACAGTTCCTGTCGGAAAATTGTATCGCTCAGAAAGGTTTTATATGATGGGTGTATGCCAATTGGATAGCGTGTCGACAGCTTGTTGATCAGATTTAAGAACGAAGGGTTACTGGTTTTTATCTGCTTATCGTATTTGCTCCAGCTGCCAACATGTATAAACCATTTGGTGGCTTCGCCTGCTGGTAGTTTAGTAAATAAATGGTCGTAAATATCAAAGGGGTCTTGTTCTTTGTTTGCAAGCACCCTGAATCGAGTTTTAGCCCTTTTAAAATCGAATGTAATGGCTGACTTGGTAAAGCCCAGTGCGCTTCTGATTATTCCTTTGCCCTTGAAAGCGAATGCGCTGTCCAGGTCAAAAGTTATTTGGCTGGTAAAGCTACGGTGTTTTGAGTGTGAGTTGCCAATCTTTTCCTTAATAACTGCCCCTAGCTTGTGCGCCCAAACATCAACAACAGGTATTTCCAGAAAACCATTTTTGTATGCAATGCTATTAGTAAACCTGAAACGTCCGTGTTTATCGGGCTTGTGGGGTAAGTACTCTTCGTAGCGGGTAACCAGGTAGAATGCGCCTGCAAGCAGGTCAAAAGGAATATCGGCTTTATGGTTCCAGGTCATGGGGAATGCAGGCGTGCTATACCATTCACCTATTTCCATTGGAATTTGGTTGATTCCTGTTTCAAACAGTAGGGTTGTTGGTATAATGCTTATTGAGCCGGGTATCGGCTGTTTATCGTAGCTTAGTATTGGCCCTTTGTATTCCGATGCTTCGGTGTAGGAACTCGATAATCGGTAGGGCATACGGAGTATGTCCTTGAAAATAAATCGGCAAATATATTCTAGCCTCGTACTTGATTGACGGCTGTAAATAAGTAATTCCACAACCTATTATTTTGATTGGCAATATACAAAATGCCTTTCAATTTTCATAGGCTAAGGCGCTAAACGTCAAGGTCAACCACCGTAATTCCTGCCCCGCCAAACTCCACATGTTCGTCGCTAAAGTTTTTTACGCCCGGCGTAGCCTTTAAAAAGTCACGAATTACCTGCTTGAGAATTCCATTTCCTTTCCCATGTAGAATTCGCACCCGGTTGAACCCGAGCATCAGGGCATCATCTATTAAATCCTGAACTGCTTCAAGGGCCTCTTCGGCCCTGTATCCTCGTACATCAATATCGGACTTGAAGTTTAACCTCCGCTTATAAACGTCGAATCCAGTGATTAAAGTTGGTTTCTGCTTTGCCGCTTCACGGTATTCTCCCGTTGATATTTTCTTGAGTTTATTTACCTTAACTACGGTTATCATTCCGCCTATGGCAACCGATGCGCTTTTATCGCTAATGCTAATCACCTCGCCAACCATATCGCTTCCTTCCACTTTCACCTTATCGCCGGGTTCTATTGCTTTTACTTCATCCTCCTTTACAGGTTTGCTTGTTATGGTCTCTTTTTGCTGATTCTTTCGTGCTTTTCTTTCCTGCCGTTGCTTAATAAGTTCCATTTTACGCTCAATTAGAGCGTTAGTGGTTTCTGGATTTTCTATTTCGATTTTTAAATTTTCTAGCTCTTTTCTGGCCTCGCGCGTTCGTTCCTTATCAGCGTTAGTTTCCTTAATGGTTCTAATAGTGTTTTCAATTTGTTTGTTCACGTTGGCCAGTAATTCCTGGGCTTCCTTTTTTGCAGTAGCAAAAATCTCCTTACGTTTTTTCTCTAGCTCTTCCAGTTCCTTTTGGAGTTTTTCCTCAGCCTCTTCGGCTCGTTTATTGGCAAGCCTTATGCTTTCGCGTTTCTTTTCCCAGTATCGTTTGTCGCGCGATATCTCACGCAGATGCTTTTCAAAGGTGATGTAATCGGAGCCCACCTTCTGTGATGCCACATCCAAAACCTTTTCCGGAAGTCCAATTTTTCTTGCAATTTCAAATGCAAAGCTACTGCCGGGCTTGCCAATTTCAAGCTTAAACAGGGGCTCAATACGTTCGTTGTCAAAAAGCATGGCTCCGTTTACAATGCCAGGTGTATTGGCGGCAAAATGTTTAAGGTTGGAGTAGTGAGTTGTAATAACCCCAAAAGTTCCTTTGTTGCATAGCTCTTGAAGAATTGCCTCGGCTATTGCTCCTCCAGCGGTAGGTTCAGTTCCAGCCCCAAACTCATCAATTAGCACAAGGCTTTGGCCATCGGCATGCCTAAGCATTTGTTTCATGTTGATTAGGTGCGAGCTGTAAGTGCTTAGGTCATTCTCTAACGACTGCTCATCGCCAATATCGATGAAAATCTTTGAAAATATTCCCATTTCGGAATTTTCCAAAACACACGGAAGGAAACCGCATTGTAGCATGTACTGCAGTAACCCAACCGTTTTTAAACAAACCGATTTGCCCCCGGCATTAGGGCCCGATATCAGTAGAATCCTATCGTTTAGGTTCAGCTCAATATCGAGCGGAACAATCCTTTTCCCCTCTCTTTTAAGGCTCAGCTGTAGAATTGGATGTCGGGCTTGACGAAGGTATATTACCGTTGAGTTACTGTTTAGTATGGGCTTAACCCCATCAAACTCCATGGCTAGTAGCGCTTTTGCCCTGATGAAATCAATTTCGCCTATGAAATCGTAGGCAGTAAGCAGCTCCGGCAGGTACGGTCTTATACTATCGGCTAGTTCAATCAGTATTCTAACTATTTCACGCCTCTCCTCGTACTCAAGTTCCCGAATTTCATTGTTAAGTTCAACCACTTCAACGGGCTCAATGAAAACGGTTTTGCCGGTAGCCGACTCGTCATGAACAATCCCCTTTAGTTTCCTTTTGTTTGCAGCCGCAACGGGAATAACCACCCGTCCTTCGCGGACTGTTGGCTGTGTGTCAGCTTCAACAACTCCTTGTTCGCGAGCGCTGCGCATTATTCCTTGCACTAGCTTGTTTACCGATGCTTCCTTTGCTCTTATGCTTGCTCTAATTTCGGCCAGCTTTGTCGATGCATTATCCTTTATTCGACCGTATCTGTCCAGAATGCTGTCAATACGTTCAATAACATAAGGGTAGTAGTTTATTCCTGTTGCAAGCTTCGCAATTGCTGGGTATTTATCCGATACCCTTTTCACAAATGCAAGAAGTTGCTTTATGGTATCCAGCGAGCGCCGTAGCTGTTGTAGCTCATTCTCATCGAGCCATTGCCCTTCCACATTAAGTTTACGTAGGGCATGAGTAACATCAATAAAGCCATCGGTGGGGAAGCCATCCTCCATCTGGCAGATAGTCTTCATTTCATGGGTTTGCTCAATCCATTCAAAAACAATGTCAGGATTGGTGTTGAATCCGGCATCCCTTACTCGCTGTTCGCCAAGTTCACATAGGCAGTGCGCAAGCGTTAACTCGCGAACCTTATCAAATCCAACCTTTTGCTCAAAGGTATCGGGGTAAATCATTGTAAATGCAAAATGTTAGTTTGTGCAAAGTTAGCGATTTGATACCGATGTGGATGAAAATTTGTTGCTTGAAGTATAGAAAATAACTCATTCTATTTATGGTTAATGTATTGAAAGGCTATAGGTTTCAGTTGTCAAAACCTGAATTATTATGGTTTAGAATGCAATTGCGATTGTAATCCTGAGTTATTCATGTTTCGGATACCATTATGTTAATGCTATAATTTGATGTTGATTTTTTTTATAACTTACACATCAATTAGTTCAAATCAGTAGCCAACATTTTAAAAAAAACTATCTATGGACTTCATAATTAGTTTACTTATCAGCACTCTAGTTTCGGGAGTGGCCGCTGCAATTCTCCTTAGCAGGGTTTATAAGAATAGCATATTTGTGAAAGTTGGCATTGTTTGGCTAATAAACCTGCTGTTCATCATGACAACGGTGAGCATCAGGGTGAAATTTTACGATGGCGACACATTGATTCGTTACGTGATGCTTGCCGTTAACGTGCTTTTCAGCGTGCTATGCTTTTATTACGCAACCATAAAAGTGGTTCGTCCGCTATCAAGGGCAATTGATAAGCTTTACAAGCTAGCCGAGGGCGATTTTAACATTCCCGATGACGATACAAATGTCAACCCCAAAACCGATTTGGGTCAGCTTATTCAGGCTACCAGTATGATAAAGGATAACTTTGGGCGAATTGTTTTGCAAATCCAAAATAACGTGAGCAGGTTACGCGACATGAGCGATGAGCTAAACACCATTTCAAGCCAGTTGGCTGAAGGGGCTGCTGAGGAATCATCGTCAATTGAGGAGATATCATCGTCCATGGAGCAAATTGCTGCCCATATTGAAAGGAATGCCGATAACTCTAAGCAAACCGAGGTTTACTCGCGCAAGGTTCTTGATGGCGTTAAAAATCTGAACAAATCGGCTGAGGAGAATTTGGAGTCCATCAACCACATTGCTCAAAAAATCAATGTTATAACCGATATAGCCTTTCAAACCAACATACTTGCACTTAATGCAGCCGTTGAGGCAGCCCGTGCAGGTGCACATGGCAAGGGCTTTGCCGTGGTTGCTGCTGAGGTGCGTAAACTTGCTGAAACAAGCAAGCTGGCCGCCGATGAAATAGTTCAGCTAGCAGGTAAAAGTGTGAATGTTGCCCAGCATACTCAGGTCATGCTTAACGAGCTTATTCCTGATATTACACGAACCACCAATCTGGTTGAGGAGATTACATCTGCAAGTATTGAGCAGCACGTAGGTGTTGAGCAGGTTAATAATGCCATTCAACAGCAAAATGTTGTTGCACAGCAAAATGTTGCTATCAGCGAGGAGGTTGTTACAACCAGTAATAAACTTTCAGAGTTTGCAAACCAATTTGTGGAATTGGTATCGTATTTTAAGATTCGGAAGGAATAGATTCTGTTTGTTGATTCATCGACTGTATTTTTCAATTAAAAAATTTTGGTTTAACTGTTCACTTTTACAATTCCTCTAACTTCCTCTAACTCCATCCCATTCTATCTATTCCGACTCATTCCGATTCATTCCGACTCATTCCATAAAATTCATGTCACTTGGTGTAAATGCATTTCTTACTGCTCCACATCCTTCATTGATAGTTGAATCCTTTTTCTGGGAATATCAACCTCAAGTACTTTCACCTTTACGTGTTGGTGTAACTTAACAACATCAAGCGGGTTTGATACAAATCGGTTGGCCATTTGCGATATATGTACCAGCCCATCTTGCTTAACACCTATATCAACAAATACTCCAAAATTGGTGATATTGGTAACTATCCCGGGCAGTACCATCCCGGGCTTAAGGTCATCAATGCTAAAAACACCTTCGGCAAATTCAAATACCTTGATAGCTTTACGTGGGTCACGACCGGGCTTTGAGAGCTCCTGCATTATGTCGTTTAGTGTGGGCAGGCCTACCTTGTCGGTTACATATTTTTCAAGCTTGATTTTTGTCCTTAGCTCCTCATTCCTGATTAGGTCCACTACTGAGCAGCCCAAATCGGCTGCCATTTTTTCAACAATATGGTAGCTTTCCGGATGAACAGCTGTGTTATCGAGTGGGTTTTCAGCCTCGGCAATTCTAAGGAATCCCGCACATTGTTCAAACGCCTTTTCGCCCAGGCGTGGAACCCTTTTTAGCTCATCTCTGCTTCTAAATGCGCCATTTTGGGCTCGGTATTCAACAATGTTTTTTGCCAGCTGGGGTCCAAGCCCGGAAACGTACGTTAGTAGGTGCTTGCTGGCTGTGTTCAGGTGAACCCCAACGTGGTTAACACAGCTTTCCACAACCTGGTCAAGGCTACCTTTCAGCTTGGTTTGGTCAACATCGTGCTGGTATTGGCCTACGCCAATCGACTTGGGGTCTATCTTAACCAGCTCGGCCAACGGGTCCATTAGGCGACGGCCAATTGAAACCGCTCCCCGAACGGTTACATCGTATTCTGGGAATTCCTCGCGAGCCACCGGCGAAGCCGAGTATACCGATGCTCCATCCTCGCTAACAACAAAAACCTTTACATCGCGGTTAAACCTAATTCGTTTAATCAATGCCTCGGTCTCACGACTTGCTGTTCCGTTACCAATTGCAATAGCTTCAATCTTATAGGTATCAACCAATGCCGATATCTTACTCATGGCCTTCCCTTGCTCGCTTTGGGGTGGGTGTGGAAAAACGGTTTCGTTATGCAGTAGGTTTCCCTGTGGGTCAAGGCAAACCACCTTGCATCCTGTTCGGTAGCCTGGGTCAATGGCAAGCACGCTTTTTTGACCAAGGGGTGGCGAGAGTAAGAGTTGCCTCAGGTTTTCAGCAAAAACCCTTATGGCCTCATCGTCAGCTTTTTCCTTTAGTGCGGCGGTAAATTCGTTTTCAATCGATGGTTCAATAAGTCGTTTGTAGCTGTCGGCTATTGCTAGCTTTAGCTGTTCGGCGGCTTCGCCGTTTGAACGGATAAATACACGCTCCAGCTCTTCAATAACAGGCTCAGTTGGAGGAGTTATGCTAACCCGCAGGTATCCTTCGTCCTGCCCGCGCTGCATCGCCAAGAACCTGTGCGATGCACATCGCTTCACCTCCTCCTCCCAGTTAAAGTAGTCGGAGTACTTAATGCCCTCCGTTTCCTTGCCCTTTACCACCTTCGACTTTATGATGGCCGATTTTCGGAAATGCTTTCGGGCCACGTTTCGCGCTTTCTCATCTTCGCTAACCCACTCCGCAATAATATCGCGTGCGCCGGCAAGCGCTTCGTCAGCATCGGCAACTTTATCGTTTATAAAGGCTTCTGCCTTAGCAAGTATGTTCCTTTCCTGCTGTTTAAAAATCAGTAAGGCTAAGGGTTCTAATCCTTTCTCCTTGGCAATGGTTGCCTTAGTTCTTCGCTTGGGTTTGTAGGGTAGGTAGATATCTTCCAGTTCGGTAGGGTTATAGCAGGCAATAATTCTTGCTCTAAGTTCATCGGTTAGCTTTCCTTGCTCTACAATGGTGGAAAGTATAGTTTCCTTTCGTTTGTCGAGTTCTGAATACTTAACGGATAGGTCACGGATAGCAGTAATTTGTGTTTCATCAAGGTTCCCAGTCATCTCCTTACGGTAGCGGCTTATGAAAGGGATTGTAGCACCCTCATCAAGTAGCTTAATGGTGTTCGCAACTCCTCGGCTGTTAATGTTAAGTTCAGCTGCTATCAGTTCTACGTGCTTGGTTTTACTTGCTATCTCCATAAATTTCAATTTTCATCGCAAAAAAACGAAATTATATTTTGGCTTGCAAACAAAAAAAACGGCCACCTAAATAAAAGTAGCCGTTCTTAATTTTATGAATTTATGCTATTCGCCACAGCGGGCATTAGTCATGTAGGGGTATCTGTAATCGGTTGGTGGGTTTAGGTTTTCCTTGATAGTTCGGGGGCTTGTCCAGCGAATCAGGTTGAAAGGGCCACCGGCCTTATCGTTGGTTCCACTTGCACGAGCGCCACCAAAGGGTTGTTGTCCTACCACAGCCCCTGTGGGTTTATCGTTAAAGTAGAAATTACCAGCCGAGTATCGCAGTACCCTGCATGCCTTGTTCAATGCTTGCCTGTCGGACGAGAATATTGCACCCGTAAGCGCATACGGTGAGGTTTTATCGCAAAGCTCAAGCGTTTCCTCAAACTTCTCATCGGGGTAAACGTATATGGTCAGCACTGGGCCAAATATTTCCTCTTCCATCGTCACAAAGTGTGGGTCGGTTGTTACTATGATTGTTGGCTCCACAAAGTAACCCTTGCTTTTATCGCCCTTGCCTCCGGCAATTATTTCAGCAGCATCGGATTGCTTTGCTTTTTCAATGTAGCTCATAATATTGTCGAACGATGCCTCGTCAATAACTGCGTTTACAAATGTTTCGTAGTCGGTAGGGTCACCCATGTTGATCTCATGCATAATGCCTAGTATGTTTTTCTTAAATTCCGGCCAAAGTGACTCTGGAATGTATGCCCTCGATGCTGCTGAGCATTTTTGCCCCTGGTACTCAAAGGCACCCCGAACGGCAGCAATCACTGCCTGGTTTATGTTGGCGCTAGGGTGAACAAAAATGAAATCCTTACCGCCCGTTTCTCCAACTAGTTTGGGGTACGAACGGTATTTAGCTATGTTGTTGCTAACCGCTTTCCAAAATGTGTTGAATGTTGCTGTTGAACCGGTAAAGTGGATTCCTGCAAGCATTGGATGGTTGAACACCGCATTGCCAATGGCAGAGCCCTTGCCCGGTATAAAGTTGATTACACCATCGGGAACTCCGGCCTCCTTGTAAATTTGCATGAGTATGTAGTTCGAAAGTAGTGCGGTTGAAGCTGGTTTCCAAACCACAGTATTACCCATCAGCACAGGTGCCATATTCAGGTTCGATGCTATAGCCGTAAAGTTGAATGGGCTTACTGTAAAAATAAATCCTTCCAGCGGCCTGTATTCCAACCTGTTTATTGTTCCGGTTTCTGAAATGGGTTGCTGGTTGTAAATCTCAGAGATATAGTGAGCATTGAATCTCAAAAAATCAATTGTTTCGCATGCGGCATCAATCTCAGCCTGGTAAACGTTTTTGCCCTGTCCAAGCATGGTTGCTGCATTTAACGTGGCTCGATATTTTTTTGATATCAGTTCGGCCACCTTAAGTGTGATGCTCAAGCGCTCAACCCACGATACCTGCGACCAGTACTCATGCGCCTTAAGCGCAGCCTCAATGGCCATATGGGTTTCTTCCTCGCCTGCAATATGGTACTGGGCTAAAACATGACTGTGATTGTGTGGCATAACCACTTTGCCTAACTTACCTGTTCGAACCTCCTTGCCTCCTATAATAAGCGGTATATCCATTACGCTGGATGATAGCCGTTTAATTTCTTTTTCCAGTGCTTCGCGCTCTGGTGAGCAAGGCAGGTAGCTGAGCACCGGTTCGTTTTTTGGTAAATCGTACATGAAAATTGCGTTATTCATAGGTTTCAATGTGTTTTTTTTGTTATCGATATGTAAAAATATGCATAACGGTTGTTTCTTGAAATGACTTTTATCAAAAATTGCCTATTTGGAATTAATCTAAATAATTAAACAATGAGAAATTCAAATTGTTTTGAGGTATTAATCAATTTCAACAGAATTTCCGGTAATGCATGTCTTTTATAGACATCTTGCGAGATTTTTTTAATGTATTAATCAATGTTGTTTAGTTAAGGTTATTTGTCATGTTGCGCGCAAGCGAAACATCTTAAGGGGTCGATTAGAGATCCTTCGCTACGCTCAGGATGACAAATGAAGTTATTCGTGTAAGTTGCTCGTTGTTCGTTGTTCGTTGTTTGTGAAACCATTGTCAAGCTGAGCATCTCTTAGTGCCTTCAACTCTTCTTTTATGCAATTCCTTAACCAATACGGAGAGTCAAGCACAGTGGCATAAAAGCCTGACCCGGCAATGGGTCGGGGGTGGAACGTGGCGGTGGGCTTAGTAAGCGATACCACATGAGTCACGCCACAGGCGTGGCGAATAGTATCGCGTTGCAGTTCCACCCACGGGACACCCATCGGGTCAGGCTTTTCAGCCTTGATTTTCTTTGGTTCTTTCTTGTATCAAGACAAGAAAGAACGTGTAAATCGCTCTTTGCCATACTTTTCTGTTGCGATGCAACGCTTTCCCCTTGCTCTTTGGAAAATGTATTGCGTGCATCGCGATACATTTAAGAATAATCATGGTGTTACAAATATTACGCCCTTACAGGGCTTGAGACGTTGCTCGTGAAACTATTGTCATGTTGAGCGCAT
It encodes:
- a CDS encoding Tex family protein, producing the protein MEIASKTKHVELIAAELNINSRGVANTIKLLDEGATIPFISRYRKEMTGNLDETQITAIRDLSVKYSELDKRKETILSTIVEQGKLTDELRARIIACYNPTELEDIYLPYKPKRRTKATIAKEKGLEPLALLIFKQQERNILAKAEAFINDKVADADEALAGARDIIAEWVSEDEKARNVARKHFRKSAIIKSKVVKGKETEGIKYSDYFNWEEEVKRCASHRFLAMQRGQDEGYLRVSITPPTEPVIEELERVFIRSNGEAAEQLKLAIADSYKRLIEPSIENEFTAALKEKADDEAIRVFAENLRQLLLSPPLGQKSVLAIDPGYRTGCKVVCLDPQGNLLHNETVFPHPPQSEQGKAMSKISALVDTYKIEAIAIGNGTASRETEALIKRIRFNRDVKVFVVSEDGASVYSASPVAREEFPEYDVTVRGAVSIGRRLMDPLAELVKIDPKSIGVGQYQHDVDQTKLKGSLDQVVESCVNHVGVHLNTASKHLLTYVSGLGPQLAKNIVEYRAQNGAFRSRDELKRVPRLGEKAFEQCAGFLRIAEAENPLDNTAVHPESYHIVEKMAADLGCSVVDLIRNEELRTKIKLEKYVTDKVGLPTLNDIMQELSKPGRDPRKAIKVFEFAEGVFSIDDLKPGMVLPGIVTNITNFGVFVDIGVKQDGLVHISQMANRFVSNPLDVVKLHQHVKVKVLEVDIPRKRIQLSMKDVEQ
- the pruA gene encoding L-glutamate gamma-semialdehyde dehydrogenase, with protein sequence MNNAIFMYDLPKNEPVLSYLPCSPEREALEKEIKRLSSSVMDIPLIIGGKEVRTGKLGKVVMPHNHSHVLAQYHIAGEEETHMAIEAALKAHEYWSQVSWVERLSITLKVAELISKKYRATLNAATMLGQGKNVYQAEIDAACETIDFLRFNAHYISEIYNQQPISETGTINRLEYRPLEGFIFTVSPFNFTAIASNLNMAPVLMGNTVVWKPASTALLSNYILMQIYKEAGVPDGVINFIPGKGSAIGNAVFNHPMLAGIHFTGSTATFNTFWKAVSNNIAKYRSYPKLVGETGGKDFIFVHPSANINQAVIAAVRGAFEYQGQKCSAASRAYIPESLWPEFKKNILGIMHEINMGDPTDYETFVNAVIDEASFDNIMSYIEKAKQSDAAEIIAGGKGDKSKGYFVEPTIIVTTDPHFVTMEEEIFGPVLTIYVYPDEKFEETLELCDKTSPYALTGAIFSSDRQALNKACRVLRYSAGNFYFNDKPTGAVVGQQPFGGARASGTNDKAGGPFNLIRWTSPRTIKENLNPPTDYRYPYMTNARCGE